A segment of the Allosaccharopolyspora coralli genome:
CGCGCGCCGACCGGAACTGGAGAAAGCGCTACTGGCGGCCAACCGCACCGGCGACCAGCTCGTGGTCACCAAGCTCGACCGACTCGGCCGGTCGCTGGAGCACCTCATCGAGCTGTCCAACCAGCTGCAAGCCAAGCACGTCGATCTGGTCGTGCTCAACCAGGGCATCGACACCTCCACCGCCATCGGCCGCATATTCTTCCAGATCCTCGGGTCCATCGCCGAGTTCGAGCACGCCCTGATGTCCGAACGCACCATCGACGGACTCTCGGCAGCACGGGCGCGGGGCCGCACCGGCGGACAGAAACCCAAGCTCGGCCCTCGGCAGGTCAAGCTGACCCGCCAGATGTACGACGAAACCGACGACGACGGCAAACGCCGCTACACCGTCGCCCAGATCGCCGCCGAGTTCGGCGTCACCCGCCCCACCATCTACCGCCACCTCGGCAGCAACGCAGACAGCTGATCCGCTAACGGAGGATCCTGTACCACTGCTACTCAGACCCCATGAACAGGTGGATCACCAGTGACGCGGCGCTGGCACCCGAGGGCGACAACCGGTGCCCGGTGTGGCCGGTGCGACGCCA
Coding sequences within it:
- a CDS encoding recombinase family protein — translated: MRIGYGRVSTRDQHPEAQHDVLTAAGCDEVFVDKASGTLARRPELEKALLAANRTGDQLVVTKLDRLGRSLEHLIELSNQLQAKHVDLVVLNQGIDTSTAIGRIFFQILGSIAEFEHALMSERTIDGLSAARARGRTGGQKPKLGPRQVKLTRQMYDETDDDGKRRYTVAQIAAEFGVTRPTIYRHLGSNADS